In the Longimicrobiales bacterium genome, one interval contains:
- the trpS gene encoding tryptophan--tRNA ligase: protein MNENTTTGRKKRVFSGMQPSGEAHLGNYLGALRRWVKMQDEYDCLWCIVDEHAITAGGDPAEMPKNVFDLAVSYLAVGLDPEKAIIFVQSDVQEHTSLAWLFNAVTPVGDLERMTQYKDKSQHFESIPAGILNYPILQAADILLYKGEGVPVGEDQRQHLELTREIARKFNAAYGETFPITEPLIEKNVGRIMGLDGNAKMSKSLNNTVPMLSEPEDVWARVRTAVTDPQRVRRDDPGRPEVCNVFSLHQFFASEDARTDIETRCRGGTIGCVDCKRILADNIAEAFGPYREKAAYYNANPSEVRQILDDGAERARTIARATIDEVKSKMGLHWRDAL, encoded by the coding sequence ATGAACGAAAACACCACGACCGGCCGAAAGAAGCGCGTCTTCAGCGGCATGCAGCCGTCCGGAGAAGCACACCTGGGTAACTATCTAGGGGCGCTTCGCCGTTGGGTGAAGATGCAAGACGAGTACGACTGTCTTTGGTGTATCGTGGACGAGCACGCCATCACAGCGGGCGGAGATCCTGCTGAGATGCCGAAGAACGTCTTCGATCTCGCCGTGTCGTACCTCGCCGTGGGCCTCGATCCCGAAAAGGCCATCATCTTCGTACAGTCGGATGTCCAGGAGCACACGAGCCTCGCTTGGCTGTTCAACGCGGTCACGCCCGTGGGTGACCTCGAACGGATGACTCAGTACAAGGACAAGTCGCAGCATTTTGAGTCGATCCCTGCTGGGATTCTCAACTATCCGATTTTGCAGGCCGCGGACATCCTCTTGTACAAGGGCGAGGGAGTGCCCGTGGGTGAAGACCAACGTCAGCACCTTGAACTCACTCGGGAGATCGCTCGGAAATTCAATGCGGCGTACGGAGAGACCTTCCCGATCACTGAGCCGCTCATTGAGAAAAATGTTGGGCGGATCATGGGGCTCGACGGCAACGCCAAGATGAGCAAGTCGCTCAACAACACCGTGCCGATGTTGTCTGAACCGGAAGATGTGTGGGCCCGGGTGCGCACTGCGGTCACGGATCCGCAGCGGGTTCGCAGGGACGACCCTGGGCGGCCTGAGGTGTGCAACGTCTTCAGCCTGCATCAGTTCTTCGCGAGTGAAGACGCCCGCACCGACATCGAAACACGGTGCCGAGGAGGTACGATCGGTTGTGTGGACTGCAAGCGTATCCTGGCGGACAACATCGCGGAGGCCTTTGGCCCGTATCGTGAAAAGGCCGCCTACTACAACGCGAATCCGAGTGAGGTGCGCCAGATCCTGGATGATGGCGCAGAGCGGGCGCGTACGATTGCCCGCGCT
- a CDS encoding inositol monophosphatase family protein codes for MGADAGLDSLLNTAREAAEAAVAIHRRDAGRVLLAGATIKARADYVSQTDIDAQEVALAVIQRNHPDHLILAEESDESVEEQLARWDGRPLWIVDPLDGTANFLHAHPHYCASVAVAVDGDPVAGAVASGSSGERWWAAKGHGAFKGGRRISVSSERPLSSAMVGTGFPFKILEVLPEYLGELGRVLPAASGVRRAGAAALDLCYLAQGSLDAFWEKILMPWDFAAGLVLVREAGGVLARPDGSPLDIATGPVTGANSAHLLQELQAILDG; via the coding sequence GTGGGGGCTGACGCCGGGCTGGACTCTCTGCTCAACACGGCCCGGGAGGCGGCTGAGGCTGCAGTAGCAATTCACAGAAGAGACGCGGGTCGGGTCCTCTTGGCTGGCGCCACGATCAAGGCCAGGGCCGACTACGTCTCCCAGACCGACATCGACGCTCAAGAAGTAGCACTCGCTGTGATTCAGAGGAATCACCCGGATCACTTGATCCTCGCGGAGGAGAGTGACGAGTCGGTCGAGGAGCAGCTCGCGCGCTGGGATGGGCGCCCACTGTGGATTGTGGATCCTTTAGATGGAACAGCCAACTTCCTTCACGCCCACCCACACTACTGTGCTTCTGTGGCGGTAGCCGTGGACGGTGATCCTGTGGCTGGAGCGGTCGCGAGTGGATCCAGTGGGGAGCGGTGGTGGGCCGCAAAGGGGCACGGCGCCTTCAAAGGCGGGCGGAGAATTTCGGTCTCGTCAGAACGGCCACTGAGTTCTGCGATGGTCGGGACCGGATTTCCGTTCAAGATCCTCGAAGTCCTCCCTGAGTACCTAGGTGAGCTTGGTCGGGTGCTCCCTGCTGCTTCGGGCGTAAGGCGGGCTGGAGCCGCAGCGCTGGACCTCTGCTACCTCGCACAGGGGTCACTCGACGCGTTCTGGGAGAAGATCCTCATGCCGTGGGATTTCGCGGCCGGGCTCGTGCTCGTCCGAGAGGCCGGCGGGGTGCTCGCCCGTCCCGACGGAAGCCCGTTGGACATCGCTACGGGACCTGTAACAGGCGCGAACTCCGCACATCTACTCCAGGAATTGCAAGCGATTCTCGACGGCTGA